One window of the Lemur catta isolate mLemCat1 chromosome 6, mLemCat1.pri, whole genome shotgun sequence genome contains the following:
- the RASSF9 gene encoding ras association domain-containing protein 9, giving the protein MAPFGRNLLKTRHKNRSPTKDMDSEEKEIVVWVCQEEKIVCGLTKRTTSADVIEALLEEHETTFGEKRFLLGKPNDYCIIEKWRGSERVLPPLTRILKLWKAWGDEQPNMQFVLVKADAFLPVPLWRTAETKLVQHTEKVWELSPANYMKTLPPDKQKRIVRKTFRKLAKIKQDTVSQDRDNMETLVHLIISQDHTIHQQVKRMKELDMEIEKCEAKFHLDRVENDGENYVQNAYLMPSFSEVEQKLDTEYEESQILEDLSESDGIVQLEERLKYYRMLIDKLSAEIEKEVKSVCIEINEDAEGAAASELESCNLESVKCDLEKSMKAGLKIHSHLSGIQKEIKYSDSLLQMKAKEYELLAKEFNSLHVSNKDGSQSKENRGKESQVPNSSGEVPPFTQRELNMYTNDTDSDTGISSNHSQDSETAVGDTVLLST; this is encoded by the coding sequence atcTCCAACTAAAGACATGGAttcagaagagaaggaaattgtGGTTTGGGTTTGCCAAGAAGAGAAGATTGTCTGTGGGTTAACTAAACGCACCACCTCTGCTGATGTCATCGAGGCTTTGCTTGAGGAACACGAGACTACATTTGGAGAGAAAAGATTTCTTCTGGGGAAGCCCAATGATTACTGTATCATAGAGAAGTGGAGAGGCTCAGAACGGGTTCTTCCCCCACTAACTAGAATCCTGAAGCTTTGGAAAGCATGGGGGGATGAGCAGCCCAATATGCAATTTGTTTTGGTCAAAGCAGATGCTTTTCTTCCAGTTCCTTTGTGGCGAACAGCTGAAACCAAATTAGTGCAACACACAGAAAAAGTGTGGGAGCTCAGCCCAGCAAATTACATGAAGACATTACCAccagataaacaaaaaagaatagtCAGAAAAACTTTCCGGAAACTGGCTAAAATTAAGCAGGACACAGTTTCCCAGGATCGAGATAATATGGAGACATTAGTTCATCTGATCATTTCCCAGGACCATACTATTCATCAGCAGGTCAAGAGAATGAAAGAGCTGGATATGGAAATCGAAAAGTGTGAAGCTAAATTCCACCTTGATCGGGtagaaaatgatggagaaaattaTGTTCAGAACGCATATTTAATGCCCAGTTTCAGTGAAGTTGAGCAAAAGCTAGACACGGAGTATGAGGAAAGCCAGATTCTGGAGGACCTGAGCGAAAGTGATGGAATTGTACAGTTGGAAGAACGACTGAAGTATTACCGAATGCTCATTGATAAACTCtctgctgaaatagaaaaagaggtaaaaagtGTCTgcattgaaataaatgaagacgCAGAAGGGGCAGCTGCCAGTGAACTGGAAAGCTGTAATTTAGAAAGTGTTAAGTGTGATTTGGAGAAAAGCATGAAAGCCGGTTTGAAAATCCACTCTCATTTGAGTGGCATCCAGAAAGAGATTAAGTACAGTGACTCATTGCTTCAGATGAAAGCAAAAGAATATGAACTCCTGGCGAAGGAGTTCAACTCACTTCATGTTAGCAACAAAGATGGATCCCAGTCAAAGGAAAACAGAGGGAAGGAATCCCAGGTTCCCAACAGCAGTGGGGAGGTTCCTCCCTTTACTCAAAGAGAATTGAACATGTATACAAACGACACAGACTCGGACACTGGTATCAGCTCCAACCACAGTCAGGACTCGGAAACAGCTGTAGGAGATACGGTGCTGTTGTCGACATAA